A stretch of Kaistella flava (ex Peng et al. 2021) DNA encodes these proteins:
- a CDS encoding T9SS type A sorting domain-containing protein produces the protein MKNLYVAALFLAGFNLAQSQVYDTGSFVFMTDVSNNGVAAGNVMNAAHLYWTEDAGTLEIGELTSGDYISGYTNVTSDGKFISGTMTNPGTNYDEMAKYEIATGTWAFLGGLGAMSDMTVSSAWGMTGDGSAIVGLAYPAPSDAHAVKWTQAGGVVDLGSTVPNRSSRGNSITDDGTIVVGWQDNDYGDREGVYWKNGVQTYLKDDNGMNTGEAVSVTPDGKTIVGFTFDNPFIWNETEGYTMITHPDPDFSGAASSITDDGKTVVGYFRPWNGQAVMGEGFIYTKEGGRMNLNEYVASLGFDDLGITFALPMAISPNGQYITGAGRTDDDIRGFVIKLPAGGLATANVQNTKMTVYPNPAQDVLYFNNANKVSSIEVYNMVGQKVLSTTAISKEGLDVSKLTKGAYVVKVKTGNQTESVKLIKK, from the coding sequence ATGAAAAATCTTTACGTAGCAGCTCTTTTTTTAGCAGGATTCAATCTTGCGCAATCTCAGGTTTATGATACTGGGAGTTTTGTATTTATGACCGATGTTTCTAATAACGGCGTTGCCGCTGGAAATGTTATGAATGCTGCTCATCTTTATTGGACAGAAGACGCTGGAACTTTGGAAATAGGTGAATTAACAAGTGGTGATTATATCTCCGGATATACCAATGTTACATCAGATGGTAAATTTATCTCTGGAACAATGACGAATCCGGGAACTAATTATGATGAAATGGCAAAATATGAAATTGCAACCGGTACTTGGGCTTTCCTTGGTGGTCTTGGGGCAATGTCTGATATGACTGTAAGTTCTGCCTGGGGAATGACGGGTGATGGTAGTGCAATCGTTGGTCTGGCTTATCCAGCGCCATCAGATGCTCATGCTGTAAAATGGACTCAAGCTGGTGGAGTTGTAGATTTAGGAAGTACAGTGCCTAATAGAAGTTCACGTGGTAATTCAATTACTGATGATGGTACCATAGTAGTTGGATGGCAAGATAATGATTACGGAGACCGAGAAGGAGTTTATTGGAAAAATGGAGTGCAAACTTATCTTAAAGATGACAACGGGATGAATACCGGTGAAGCAGTTTCTGTAACTCCAGACGGTAAAACAATCGTAGGTTTTACGTTTGATAATCCATTTATTTGGAATGAGACCGAAGGTTATACAATGATTACTCATCCAGATCCAGATTTTTCCGGTGCAGCATCTTCAATTACTGATGATGGTAAAACGGTAGTTGGTTATTTCAGACCTTGGAATGGGCAGGCTGTAATGGGCGAAGGTTTCATCTATACCAAAGAAGGTGGAAGAATGAACCTTAACGAATATGTTGCAAGTTTAGGATTTGATGATCTTGGGATAACTTTTGCGCTACCAATGGCAATTTCACCTAATGGACAATACATCACTGGAGCTGGTAGAACTGATGATGATATCAGAGGATTTGTAATTAAACTTCCAGCAGGTGGACTTGCAACTGCTAACGTACAGAATACAAAAATGACCGTTTATCCAAATCCGGCTCAAGATGTTTTATACTTCAACAACGCAAATAAAGTTTCTAGCATTGAAGTTTATAATATGGTTGGACAAAAAGTACTTTCTACAACGGCAATCTCGAAAGAAGGTTTAGATGTTTCTAAATTGACGAAAGGCGCTTATGTTGTTAAAGTGAAAACGGGTAACCAAACAGAAAGCGTTAAGTTGATTAAAAAATAA
- a CDS encoding vancomycin high temperature exclusion protein, which translates to MIKIFLTLIVLGIFFTLWANQKIENATEDYVTSTINKLPKEKVGLVLGTSKTLKNGNKNLYFSYRIDAAVELYKSGKISYIIVSGDNSTKNYNEPEDMQNELIARGIPKTKIFLDFAGLRTLDSVVRAKEIFGQDSYIIISQRFHNERAVFIAQKKGIKAYGYNAKDVNKQAGFKTNLREYFARTKVFWDLFFGVDPKFGGSKVVIPH; encoded by the coding sequence ATGATTAAAATATTCCTGACGCTTATCGTGTTGGGAATTTTCTTTACTCTTTGGGCAAACCAAAAAATCGAAAATGCTACTGAAGATTATGTGACCTCGACTATTAATAAACTTCCAAAGGAGAAAGTGGGATTGGTTTTAGGAACTTCGAAAACCTTAAAAAATGGAAATAAGAATCTGTACTTTTCCTATAGAATCGATGCGGCGGTAGAATTATACAAAAGTGGAAAAATAAGCTACATCATTGTAAGTGGCGATAATTCTACAAAAAATTATAACGAGCCGGAAGATATGCAGAATGAACTAATTGCCAGAGGAATTCCGAAGACGAAAATATTTTTAGATTTTGCAGGACTTCGAACACTAGATTCCGTTGTTCGGGCAAAAGAAATTTTCGGACAAGACTCTTATATTATTATCTCACAGCGATTTCACAATGAAAGAGCCGTTTTTATCGCACAGAAAAAAGGAATTAAGGCATATGGCTACAATGCAAAAGATGTAAATAAACAGGCAGGCTTTAAGACTAATCTGCGTGAGTATTTTGCACGGACAAAGGTATTCTGGGATTTATTCTTTGGTGTTGATCCAAAATTCGGTGGTTCAAAAGTGGTAATTCCTCATTAA
- a CDS encoding lipoprotein signal peptidase has product MKKIALITFIILLIDQISKFYIKTHFNLGESVPVFPGFKLTFVENPGMAYGFHFGGLIGKYFLVIIRVFLIGGMVYLFSKWLKEGASNYLLIPMAMIFAGAIGNLIDGMFYGMLFDSGTVYDESIGRWIEYGGISKVVPFGEGYSTFMKGCVVDMLHFPLVDWHVPPSFPLIGGKHIEFFKYIFNVADSAITVGAVLLLIFRKKALPNGLDF; this is encoded by the coding sequence ATGAAGAAAATAGCATTAATCACTTTCATCATTCTTTTAATCGATCAGATTTCTAAATTTTATATTAAAACGCATTTCAATTTAGGAGAAAGCGTTCCTGTATTTCCAGGTTTTAAATTGACTTTTGTAGAAAATCCAGGTATGGCTTACGGTTTCCATTTCGGTGGGTTAATCGGGAAATATTTTCTGGTAATTATCCGAGTATTTTTAATTGGCGGAATGGTTTACCTTTTCAGTAAATGGCTGAAAGAAGGTGCCAGCAATTATTTATTAATTCCAATGGCGATGATTTTCGCCGGAGCGATCGGTAACTTAATCGACGGAATGTTTTACGGAATGCTCTTCGACAGCGGAACTGTTTACGATGAAAGTATCGGGCGATGGATTGAATACGGCGGAATTTCTAAAGTTGTTCCTTTTGGTGAAGGCTACTCTACATTTATGAAAGGCTGCGTGGTTGACATGCTGCATTTCCCTTTAGTCGACTGGCATGTGCCACCAAGCTTTCCTTTAATTGGCGGCAAACATATCGAATTCTTTAAATACATTTTTAATGTAGCAGATTCTGCAATTACAGTTGGAGCTGTGTTATTATTGATTTTCAGAAAAAAAGCATTGCCAAATGGTTTAGATTTTTAA
- a CDS encoding DUF2683 family protein — MESLIVHPKNQMELNALKSVMKDMGIKYEKFHTRNHNAAPKSEARTPEKKDKPARNFKDKPKND, encoded by the coding sequence ATGGAATCACTCATTGTTCACCCAAAAAATCAAATGGAACTTAACGCGCTAAAAAGCGTAATGAAAGACATGGGTATTAAGTATGAAAAATTTCACACCAGAAATCATAATGCTGCTCCGAAATCTGAAGCAAGAACTCCTGAAAAAAAAGACAAACCAGCACGTAATTTTAAGGACAAACCAAAGAACGATTAG
- a CDS encoding DUF6576 domain-containing protein translates to MNTILILLAVAVIFIYFFRKDITEKFSPTKEKNYTIDDQYNSERKDREDEVDKILSKMGPNGLKDLSPEDKKRLDELSKKIK, encoded by the coding sequence ATGAACACTATTCTCATACTACTTGCAGTTGCTGTTATTTTCATTTACTTTTTCCGAAAAGATATTACAGAAAAATTCAGTCCAACGAAAGAGAAAAACTACACTATTGACGATCAATACAACTCTGAAAGAAAAGATCGCGAAGATGAAGTGGATAAAATTTTAAGCAAAATGGGACCAAACGGATTGAAAGATCTATCACCGGAAGATAAAAAAAGACTAGACGAACTTTCAAAAAAAATAAAATAA
- a CDS encoding TraR/DksA family transcriptional regulator has protein sequence MAEDRQKYGDADLQEFKEVIQAKIDKAEKDLMLIRESFINDQNNGTDDTSPTFKAFEEGAETLSKEQNSILAGRQEKFVRDLKNALIRIQNKTYGVCRVTGKLIPKDRLLAVPHATLSIEAKNMQR, from the coding sequence ATGGCAGAAGACAGACAAAAGTACGGCGACGCCGACTTACAAGAATTTAAAGAAGTTATTCAGGCAAAAATAGATAAAGCAGAAAAAGATTTAATGCTGATCAGAGAGAGTTTCATTAATGACCAAAATAATGGTACTGATGATACTTCGCCAACTTTCAAAGCTTTTGAAGAGGGTGCTGAAACGCTAAGTAAAGAGCAAAATTCTATTTTGGCAGGAAGACAGGAGAAATTTGTGCGTGATTTAAAAAACGCTTTAATCCGTATTCAAAACAAAACCTACGGCGTTTGTAGAGTGACTGGTAAATTGATTCCAAAAGATCGATTACTGGCAGTTCCACATGCGACGTTGAGCATAGAAGCGAAAAATATGCAACGATAA